A window of SAR324 cluster bacterium genomic DNA:
GAGAGCAAGGATTTCCCATCAACGGACGCATCGGCTTGGCCTTTGCCGAAAACCTCCGCAGCAGTTCAATCTCTTCCAGTAGCCTGGTCCTCACTGACATCCAAGGCCATGCCGTCACAGGTACCGTCTCAGTGAAAAGAAACTGGTTGCTCTTCAAACCTACAATCAACCTCCATCAAAAGACGACTTACCAGGCCACCGCATCTGCAGGCTTGCTAAGCCAGTCTGGGCAGAAACTCCTCAACAACTACTCCTGGAGCTTTACCACCGGAGATAACAGCAGCAACAAGTTCCCCAGAGTGATTCAGAAAGAGCCTAGGGACAATGCCACCGGAGTTGCTCAAAACATTATTCCAACCCTGACTTTTAACGGGCCTCTCTTTGAGGGAACTAGCCTAAGCCTTGAGTTGCGCTACTCTGGCAACCAGAGCCGTGTCTCTTGCTCACCCTCTCTCTGGGCAGCTAGTGTTCATTGTCTGCCCAACTCCTTGCTGGATAACAACACCTCCTACACCGCCACACTTCTCAAAGACAGCCTTCAGTCACTGGAAAACCTGAGCAATGACAACATCAGCTGGAGTTTCACCACCGGTAACTCTACCACTCCCAATAGCGCCTCACTGCAGCACATCGGCGAATTCAATGACAACTACACTCGAAGTAGGGTCATCCTACTACAAGTTGGTGAGGGGGCCTCTCAGTATCGGCTGAGTGACAATCTCTCTACTCCTGCTGATGCTGAGTGGCAACTGCCTCTCTTCTACCCAGTCCGAGCCCCTTTTGTGCTCAGTGGTGCTCAAGGCAACCAAACCGTCCGAGTCTTCTACCGCGCTGACAATCAGACCCTTATTGACAACCAAAGCCTCACGCTGACCTATGACTACAGCATGCCAGTAGGGGGACTGACCCTGCCGGAGGCCACCAACCAGGAATCTCTAGCCTACCTGATTATGGCCAAGGATAACCTCAGTGGTGCTTGGCGGCATCTGATCACCAGGGGCAACACCTATCCAACTGTAGACTTAGAGACCTGGAAAGTCTTCCCAAGCACTCCAGTTGACAACACGAACCGCCAGAGTTTCTGGGATAACATTACGAAGGGCAACCTCTCCTTCAAATGTATTCACAAGCCTACCCTGCAGGCTTTTGCTGCCGGTAACTCAACCATCTTTGATAACTCCGGTCTCAACACGACTAATTGTGCCTCTTTCAGTGACTTCAACCAGCTGCTGCCCAACTGGGACAACCAAACCTTTCGCTTTGACAACCTGAGCCAGAATACTGAACAGAGTCACACGCTCTGGATCCAGGACCGGGCAGGAAACATCGGCTGGGGCTATCCTTTTAAAATTCGTTTTGATAATGCAACTCCGGACACCAGCAAGACCACGGTTGCGTTTGACAACCTCAGTAGCTCCTTCAACAGCTTGAGTCTCAAACTCAACACAACAGACAACGATACTCACTTCTTCCTGGTTCAGCTTGATAACACTACGACTCCTAATGCCTATGGCAGTGGCTGGGTCCAAGCTCAGCCAAACCTGCTCTACTCCCTGCTACTCGACAACACCAGCAACACCCGGCAGCACGCACTCTATCTATGGCTGAGAGACAAGGCTGGAAACATTGACAACCTGACTTCCACCAGAACCGTTTATCGCGCCTGGCTCTACGACGGACAGACCAGAGTCGATAATCAGAGTAATCCAATCGTCAATGCCTATGCTGGTCTCAAAATCAAGTACCCACAAAGTTTGCCCAGTAGCTATCCGCTGGCTAATCTTCAGCTTAAAAAAGCCAGTGACAACCAAACTGTCAGTGGGCAATGGAATCTGGACAATGACAGTTTGGTCTTCTGGTCCACAGGGCCACTGCTAAAAGAGACAAACTACCAACTCCAGCTACGGGGCTTTGTGCATCCTCAGGACAACCTGACCCTCTATCCCTCTCAGCTCTTTCACTTCAAAACTGATAACCAGAGTCTCGATCTAAGCAATGGGCTTGTTGCCTACTACGCCTTGGACAATAACACCTTTGATTACTCGGGCAATAGACTCGACGGAATTTATGTCAACGGTGCTAGCCCAACTCCAGACCGTTTCAATGCATTAGACAAGGCTGCAGCTTTAGCAGGGAGTCAATATATCTCTATTCCCGATAATAACTTCTTGGACCTGACAGACAACTTCAGTGTGGCAGCTTGGATTTATCCAACGGCTGTAGGATCAGGGGAACAGGGGATTGTCTCGAAGTATCATAGCAATGCATCTCCCCTCGTGCTTGAGCTGGAAAGTGACGGATCCATCGCCAGTGATGGGTTGAATTCCTCCAAAACTCTGGATAACAACACCTGGTATCACGTTGGCCTGACCAGAGGAAACAACACGCTCAAATTGTTTATCAACGGTGAG
This region includes:
- a CDS encoding Ig-like domain-containing protein, which translates into the protein EQGFPINGRIGLAFAENLRSSSISSSSLVLTDIQGHAVTGTVSVKRNWLLFKPTINLHQKTTYQATASAGLLSQSGQKLLNNYSWSFTTGDNSSNKFPRVIQKEPRDNATGVAQNIIPTLTFNGPLFEGTSLSLELRYSGNQSRVSCSPSLWAASVHCLPNSLLDNNTSYTATLLKDSLQSLENLSNDNISWSFTTGNSTTPNSASLQHIGEFNDNYTRSRVILLQVGEGASQYRLSDNLSTPADAEWQLPLFYPVRAPFVLSGAQGNQTVRVFYRADNQTLIDNQSLTLTYDYSMPVGGLTLPEATNQESLAYLIMAKDNLSGAWRHLITRGNTYPTVDLETWKVFPSTPVDNTNRQSFWDNITKGNLSFKCIHKPTLQAFAAGNSTIFDNSGLNTTNCASFSDFNQLLPNWDNQTFRFDNLSQNTEQSHTLWIQDRAGNIGWGYPFKIRFDNATPDTSKTTVAFDNLSSSFNSLSLKLNTTDNDTHFFLVQLDNTTTPNAYGSGWVQAQPNLLYSLLLDNTSNTRQHALYLWLRDKAGNIDNLTSTRTVYRAWLYDGQTRVDNQSNPIVNAYAGLKIKYPQSLPSSYPLANLQLKKASDNQTVSGQWNLDNDSLVFWSTGPLLKETNYQLQLRGFVHPQDNLTLYPSQLFHFKTDNQSLDLSNGLVAYYALDNNTFDYSGNRLDGIYVNGASPTPDRFNALDKAAALAGSQYISIPDNNFLDLTDNFSVAAWIYPTAVGSGEQGIVSKYHSNASPLVLELESDGSIASDGLNSSKTLDNNTWYHVGLTRGNNTLKLFINGELVADNNSIGISNSVNTDNLTIGSDFNGRYFQGKIDEVKIYNRVLSADEVKASYAIDDTQPVVTNSSPTNGAAGFPAGDNLTVDFSEPLLSSSLSQSSVELKFDNGTLVAGGITYEESTFKLNFDPSSTLPPSENYTLYLHSGIQDLAGNPLKPTQISFQTGMAGSGTATDPFLISNASGLDKIRDNLTAHYKLTSDIDLSGISNWNPIGPTFEGSFNGDNKTIKNLRIDNSTGTDVGLFSKIQSTAGGAIVENIKFTNSFVRGQNDVGTVAGLLADSYGTNPTNTIRNVIIDNATVEGNSNLGGLVGQASGLIEQVGIKQLKLFIASTVTNANAGGLVGDLYDGQIKKSFAEGIIDNQSGNNKGGLIGMIRGSSTTNPASLENSYAHVNVTGNIRVGSLIGNIQNANTTINNSYSTGYVIHSNPGGGAIGYYSTNTASSVDYDNQTDTSPNDNVSATPATTAQLQQTQDNTTAIFSGWDFVNVWDPMTLCEYPRLRWENAPYGTCHFGETLSAGANYTCAVLDNGSAMCWGYNSNGQLGNGSSGSDNATPGNVLNLSNARSISAGLDQYGNYTCAVLDNGSARCWGKNHRGQLGNGSSGTDNATPGVVIGLESVKSISTGGYHACAVLDNGSAMCWGYNDYGQLGNASSGTDNATPGAVAGLQSVKSISAGGTHTCAVLDNGSARCWGGNSNGQLGNGTTTPRTVPFAVSGLESVKSISTGGYHACAVL